TTGAAAAGCCAAACATTTTTGTTTGGCTTTTTTATTTGGATAGATGAAAAAACAAGAATTTAATCAGTTAGTGTATATTTCAAAAAGACCTTTTTGGCATTTTCTAATTGCCTTACCATTATATTGTTTTGCAGTTTCAATGTTTTTGAAAACCATTGATCTTTTTTATTTAGGAAAAGTAATCGATGCTTTGAAATTCGTTTTAGCGACTTTTTTTATACTGGTGTGTGCGGGCGGACTCACTTTTACAAAACGAGTTTACACAAATTCTGATCTCAAAAGAGTTACTTTTAATTTTACTTTATTTAAAATTCCTTTATCTAAAGATTCTGTTTTTGAAAATGTTCAATATGTATCTGTTTATAAAAATTACTCAGATAGAGATTTCGAGATATATGTTTGGTTATCCTCAACAAAGAAAAAATCTATTTCTGTTCATTTAGATTTAGACTCGGCATTTAATTATGCATTAAAAATAGCCGATGGTTTACAGGTTGATTTGCTTGATGCGACAGAAAAAGGGAATTTTAAATGGGTGGAAAAAGAAAAAATACAATAATTTGAAAGTCAAACGTTTTGTTTGGCTTTTTTATTTTTTACTTTTGAGGTATTAGAATCTCTTTATAAAATATTTGATCCTTTTTAAAAGCTCAGTAAGCTTTTATGTTTTCGTTTCATATGTATATGAAGCGCAATTATTTTATGTCAAATTTTATAAGAATATTTATGAAAAATATATCAAAAGTCGCTGTTCTTGGCGGCGCGGGAAGAACTGGGCAATTTCTTGTAAACCAGTTATTGCATCAAGGATTTAGTGTTAAAGCATTAGTAAGAAATCCAGATAATTTTACTGTTCAAAATCCACAGCTCGAAATTATTAAAGGTGATGCCATTTATGAAGAATCTATTTCTTTGCTGTTAAACAATTGTCAGGCTGTATTGAGTACAATTGGTCAAAGACCGGGCGAACCAATGGTAGCAAGTCAGGCGACAAAAAATGTACTACATGCTATGAAGGAATATGGTATTGACCGATATTTGATTTTAGCAGGTCTTAATATCGATACTCCTTTCGATAAAAAAAGTCCTAAAACAATGATGGCTACAGATTGGATGAAAACTAATTTTCCAGAAATCCAGAATGACCGTCAGAAAACCTATGATATTTTAGAAGCAAGTGCTGTCAAGTGGACTCAGGTTCGCGTTCCACTAATTGAATTTACGGATCGCAATTCTGAAATTTCTGTGAATCTAGAAGATTGTCTTGGTGATAAAATTAGTGCTTTCAATATTTCTTCATTTATGATTAAGGAAATGGTTGAAGAAAATTTTATCAGGCAGTCGCCATTTATTAGTGAAGTATAAATTATAAATTCAAAAGTCGGTATGAACTTCATACCGACTTTTTAAATTTAAAATGCAAAAGCTTAATTAAAGCCTAAAATGGAATTAATTTTCTTCTAAGCGGCAAGAAGATGGTTTTAATAATTTTTAAGCTTATATCAAAAGAAAAGATGTTTTTGAGTAGAACTTCATTAATCATAGGGAAGAAATTTTGTAACGTTTTTAAATTTTGATTACTTACACTACATAATTAACTAAATCAATAATTTTTAATTTAATTACTGAGTACAAAATGAAAAATATATTTAATCTATTTGCTGTTTTTTTAATGATGTTTTTGGGTTCAAAAATGATTGCTCAATCAGAACCTATGAAAACTGAAGATTCACTCTTATGGGAAGTTTCTGGAAACGGACTTTCAAAGCCTTCTTATTTGTATGGAACGATACATATGATCTGCTCATCGGATTATTTTCTTTCGGATAAAACAAAAAAAGCTTTCGAAGCATCTGAAAAATTGGTTTTAGAAATTAATGTTGCTGATCCCAAAGAATTTTCTGAAATGCAGCAGCTGGCAATGGGCAAAGAGCCTTTAAGTAAAAAATTAAGTCCAGAGCAATTGAATAAGCTAGAAGCTATTTTGAAGAAAACGACCGGAATGTCTGTAAAACAAGTTGATAGTTTTAATTTGCTGACTGTAATGAGTTTGATTTCTATGAAAACTTTTGGTTGTTTGGATTTGAAATTTTACGAAATGGAATTTACAGAACAAGCTAAGAAGAGAAATATTGAAATTGGTGGATTAGAAACTGTAAAATCTCAATTTGCAATTCTAGAAGGAGCTTATACAAATGATGAAATGATCAATATGCTTGATGAATCGACTTTGGAAGAAACAGATAAATTGGTTTCTGAATATAAATCTGAAAATGTTAAGGGAATGTATGATGTTGCTACTGATATAAAATATACCAGCAATAAAACCAAGAAAATTATTCTCGATGAAAGGAATGTGAACTGGGTAAAAATTATGCCAGATTTAATGAAAAAACAAAGTGTGTTTTTCGCATTTGGATCGGCGCATTTAGCGGGAGAATTTGGGGTTATTAATCTATTGCGCAATTTAGGTT
This is a stretch of genomic DNA from Flavobacterium endoglycinae. It encodes these proteins:
- a CDS encoding NAD(P)-dependent oxidoreductase produces the protein MKNISKVAVLGGAGRTGQFLVNQLLHQGFSVKALVRNPDNFTVQNPQLEIIKGDAIYEESISLLLNNCQAVLSTIGQRPGEPMVASQATKNVLHAMKEYGIDRYLILAGLNIDTPFDKKSPKTMMATDWMKTNFPEIQNDRQKTYDILEASAVKWTQVRVPLIEFTDRNSEISVNLEDCLGDKISAFNISSFMIKEMVEENFIRQSPFISEV
- a CDS encoding TraB/GumN family protein → MKNIFNLFAVFLMMFLGSKMIAQSEPMKTEDSLLWEVSGNGLSKPSYLYGTIHMICSSDYFLSDKTKKAFEASEKLVLEINVADPKEFSEMQQLAMGKEPLSKKLSPEQLNKLEAILKKTTGMSVKQVDSFNLLTVMSLISMKTFGCLDLKFYEMEFTEQAKKRNIEIGGLETVKSQFAILEGAYTNDEMINMLDESTLEETDKLVSEYKSENVKGMYDVATDIKYTSNKTKKIILDERNVNWVKIMPDLMKKQSVFFAFGSAHLAGEFGVINLLRNLGYTVKPVLNK